The following proteins are co-located in the Billgrantia tianxiuensis genome:
- the csiR gene encoding DNA-binding transcriptional regulator CsiR — MDSSPRQNLGISAYSWLKRDITRGVFQPGEKLLMSRLKERYGLGIGPLREALSQLVAERLVVAISQRGYRVAPMSLAELADLYDARAQLEGLILKLAIERGDDAWEAEILAKAHTLSKIMEVNSPDELLDVWDTRHKAFHTAIASGCRSPHLLQVRESLFDQVERYRHLWLRETVFSEEALERKRQEHAALVEVILERRAERAADMMREHLMTPVPIITEVMTRRGLA; from the coding sequence ATGGATAGCTCGCCTCGCCAGAATCTCGGCATCAGCGCCTATAGCTGGCTCAAGCGCGACATTACGCGCGGCGTGTTCCAGCCGGGCGAAAAGCTGCTGATGAGCCGGCTCAAGGAGCGCTATGGCCTGGGCATCGGCCCGCTGCGTGAAGCCCTGTCGCAGCTCGTTGCCGAGCGCTTGGTCGTCGCCATCAGCCAGCGCGGCTATCGGGTTGCCCCGATGTCGCTGGCGGAGTTGGCCGATCTCTACGACGCCCGGGCCCAGCTCGAGGGGTTGATCCTGAAGCTTGCCATCGAGCGCGGCGACGATGCCTGGGAGGCCGAGATACTGGCCAAGGCGCATACGCTATCGAAGATCATGGAGGTCAACAGCCCGGACGAGCTGCTCGATGTCTGGGACACCCGGCACAAGGCATTCCATACCGCCATCGCCAGCGGCTGTCGCTCGCCGCACCTGCTGCAGGTGCGCGAGAGCCTGTTCGACCAGGTCGAACGTTACCGACACCTGTGGCTGCGCGAGACGGTATTCTCCGAAGAAGCCCTCGAGCGCAAGCGCCAGGAGCATGCGGCGCTGGTCGAGGTGATTCTCGAACGCCGCGCCGAGCGCGCCGCCGACATGATGCGCGAGCACCTGATGACCCCGGTGCCGATCATCACCGAAGTGATGACCCGCCGCGGCCTGGCCTGA
- a CDS encoding ABC-type transport auxiliary lipoprotein family protein has product MTQRALPLLAIVIAFALPGCNLVPERTPVTLYELPAQALDPAAHGSSWNGTALRLATPDASGLLDGARILVVPMPNQPQVYAGVRWADTMPQLIRNRLLDAFQDDGRIPSLVHADSNVSADVELLSDLRSFHSRYRNGLPEATLRLDVRLIDTRSQRLLASRRFTQHQPVGSESIDAVVDAFGMAADRLARELVDWTVNRLEDR; this is encoded by the coding sequence ATGACCCAGCGTGCCCTGCCGCTCCTGGCCATCGTGATAGCGTTCGCCCTGCCCGGTTGCAACCTGGTACCGGAGCGCACGCCCGTCACTCTCTACGAGCTGCCCGCCCAGGCTCTCGATCCCGCCGCGCATGGCAGTTCCTGGAACGGAACTGCCCTGCGCCTGGCCACACCGGATGCCAGCGGGCTGCTGGATGGCGCGCGAATCCTTGTCGTACCTATGCCCAATCAGCCGCAGGTCTATGCCGGCGTACGCTGGGCCGACACCATGCCGCAGCTCATCCGCAACCGTTTGCTCGACGCCTTTCAGGACGATGGCCGCATCCCTAGCCTGGTCCATGCCGACAGCAACGTATCGGCCGATGTGGAGCTGCTGAGTGACCTGCGCTCCTTTCACAGCCGCTATCGCAACGGCCTGCCCGAAGCGACGCTGCGCCTGGACGTCAGGCTGATCGACACCCGGTCCCAGCGGCTTCTGGCCAGCCGGCGCTTTACCCAGCACCAGCCGGTGGGCAGCGAGTCCATCGACGCAGTGGTCGATGCCTTCGGCATGGCAGCGGACAGGCTGGCTCGCGAATTGGTCGATTGGACCGTGAATCGGCTCGAGGACCGCTGA
- a CDS encoding MlaD family protein has product METRAHHVVIGLFVVLAAVGGLLFALWLNQSTRDQAYTQYEVLFHHGVSGLSEGNAVEYSGVRVGDVVSLRLDPADPRNVLALIRVESQVPIRQDTRARLALANITGSMSIQLQGGAPESPLLVTRGDTPPRITADQSPLSAMLSDSEELLGNVNRVLTRLEEVLSEENVASIERILANLERTTAQFAALGDAPGQLAERMLEVSEEAARALAEIRALAGRTGGLVQGQAEEVLGNARQITSSLARTAQSLEALLDDNQGALESGLRGVQGLGPATLELRNTLSSLNRLVRRLEENPRDFLLGRERVEEFTP; this is encoded by the coding sequence ATGGAGACCCGCGCGCACCATGTCGTGATCGGCCTGTTCGTCGTGCTGGCGGCCGTCGGCGGCCTTCTGTTCGCACTTTGGCTCAACCAGAGCACACGCGACCAGGCCTATACCCAATACGAGGTTCTCTTCCACCACGGCGTCAGCGGCCTCTCGGAAGGCAACGCCGTGGAGTACAGCGGCGTGCGGGTCGGCGACGTGGTCAGCCTGCGCCTCGACCCCGCCGACCCTCGCAATGTCCTGGCTCTCATTCGCGTGGAGAGTCAGGTTCCCATTCGCCAGGACACTCGCGCGCGGCTCGCCCTGGCCAACATCACCGGGAGCATGTCCATCCAACTGCAGGGAGGAGCGCCGGAAAGTCCGCTTCTGGTCACCCGCGGCGACACGCCGCCACGCATCACCGCCGACCAGTCACCGCTCAGCGCCATGCTCAGCGATAGCGAGGAACTGCTGGGCAACGTCAACCGCGTGCTGACGAGGCTGGAGGAGGTATTGTCAGAGGAGAACGTGGCCAGCATCGAGCGGATCCTGGCCAACCTGGAGCGCACCACGGCGCAGTTCGCCGCTCTCGGCGATGCCCCAGGCCAGCTGGCCGAGCGCATGCTCGAGGTGTCCGAGGAGGCCGCACGCGCCCTCGCTGAAATTCGCGCCCTGGCCGGTCGTACGGGTGGCTTGGTCCAAGGTCAGGCGGAGGAAGTGCTGGGCAATGCCCGTCAGATCACCAGCAGCCTGGCCCGCACGGCCCAGAGTCTGGAGGCGCTGCTGGACGACAACCAGGGGGCACTGGAAAGCGGCCTACGTGGCGTGCAGGGGCTGGGACCGGCCACCCTCGAGTTGCGCAACACCCTCTCCTCGCTCAACCGGCTGGTACGCCGCCTGGAGGAGAATCCACGCGACTTCCTGCTGGGGCGCGAACGCGTCGAGGAGTTCACGCCATGA
- a CDS encoding ABC transporter ATP-binding protein, giving the protein MNQRGEAIVEIRGLVNRFGQHVVHDGLDLDIRRGEILGVVGGSGTGKSVLLRSIVGLKRPDGGTIRVFGEELQRLPSAQRARVERRFGVLFQRGALFSSLNLQENVALPLIEHVGLSRADAERLARVKLALAGLPPDAARLNPAELSGGMIKRAALARALALDPEVLFLDEPTAGLDPIGAAAFDRLLLTLRDALGFSVFLVTHDLDTLYSSCDRVAVIANKRVLVADSLPVVEDTDDPWIRDYFHGPRGRAASQAARHHSSPNGEER; this is encoded by the coding sequence GTGAATCAGAGGGGCGAGGCTATCGTCGAGATCCGTGGGCTGGTCAACCGCTTTGGCCAGCATGTGGTGCATGACGGCCTGGACCTGGACATTCGCCGCGGCGAGATCCTCGGCGTGGTGGGCGGCTCCGGCACCGGCAAGTCGGTACTGCTGCGCAGTATCGTCGGCCTCAAGCGGCCAGACGGTGGCACCATCCGCGTCTTTGGCGAGGAACTGCAGCGCCTGCCTTCCGCCCAGCGGGCCCGGGTCGAGCGCCGCTTCGGCGTGCTGTTCCAGCGCGGCGCCCTGTTCTCCTCGCTCAATCTACAGGAAAACGTTGCCCTGCCGCTGATCGAACATGTCGGACTGTCGCGGGCCGATGCCGAGCGCCTCGCCCGGGTCAAGCTGGCATTGGCCGGGCTGCCGCCAGACGCCGCGCGCCTCAACCCGGCGGAGCTCTCCGGCGGCATGATCAAGCGCGCCGCACTCGCCCGCGCCCTGGCCCTCGACCCCGAAGTGCTGTTTCTCGACGAGCCCACCGCCGGTCTCGACCCGATCGGTGCCGCCGCCTTCGACCGCCTGCTCCTGACGCTGCGCGATGCCCTGGGCTTCAGCGTCTTTCTGGTCACGCACGATCTCGATACGCTGTACTCGAGCTGCGACCGAGTGGCTGTCATTGCCAACAAGCGTGTTCTGGTCGCCGACTCGCTGCCAGTGGTGGAGGATACCGACGATCCCTGGATACGCGACTATTTCCACGGCCCAAGGGGCCGAGCCGCCAGCCAGGCGGCACGACACCATTCGTCACCTAACGGGGAGGAACGCTGA
- a CDS encoding MlaE family ABC transporter permease, with product MPDTVSRPGRLEQDAHRLSAIGDWTLPHYARLRDAVARVHEAESLDLERLGELDTSGAALLVDLLGPDTVRDVAQWAPNLPAERQALLRAVADASRTPLFAPPGPDRGLFAALAALGQIVEQLARQQLQLIAFIGLTLSTLLATLVTPWRWRITSLVAHVQQTGLNAIPIVALLTFLVGAVVAFLGATVLRDFGATIYTVNLVTYSFLREFGVLLAAILLAGRTASAFTAQIGSMKANEEIDALRAQGLDPIELLVLPRVLAMTISLPILALIGMLSGMLGGALVCALALDIPPNQFLAILQRDIPLRHFLVGMIKAPLFAFLVAVIGCLEGFKAKASAQSVGEHTTSSVVQSIFMVILLDALAALFFMEMGW from the coding sequence ATGCCCGACACCGTTTCCCGTCCCGGCAGGCTGGAGCAGGATGCTCATCGCCTGAGTGCCATAGGCGACTGGACGCTGCCGCACTATGCCAGGCTGCGTGACGCCGTGGCCAGGGTCCATGAGGCCGAGTCGCTAGACCTGGAGCGCCTCGGCGAGCTCGACACCTCCGGTGCCGCCCTGCTGGTCGACCTGCTGGGCCCCGATACCGTACGCGACGTCGCCCAGTGGGCACCGAACCTGCCGGCCGAGCGCCAGGCGCTGCTGAGAGCGGTGGCCGACGCCTCCCGCACTCCCCTGTTCGCGCCTCCTGGGCCTGACAGGGGCCTGTTTGCAGCCTTGGCCGCACTGGGGCAAATCGTCGAGCAACTCGCCCGCCAACAGCTGCAGCTCATCGCCTTCATCGGCCTGACGCTCAGCACGCTGTTGGCCACGCTGGTCACACCCTGGCGCTGGCGAATCACCTCGCTGGTGGCCCATGTCCAGCAGACTGGACTCAACGCCATTCCCATCGTCGCCCTGCTTACCTTTCTCGTCGGTGCGGTGGTGGCGTTCCTTGGCGCCACGGTGCTGCGCGACTTCGGTGCCACCATCTACACGGTCAATCTGGTGACCTACTCCTTCCTGCGCGAATTCGGCGTGCTGCTCGCGGCCATCCTGTTGGCGGGCCGCACGGCCAGTGCCTTTACCGCCCAGATCGGCTCGATGAAGGCCAACGAGGAGATCGACGCACTACGCGCCCAGGGGCTCGATCCCATCGAGCTGCTGGTACTGCCACGAGTGCTGGCGATGACGATCAGCCTGCCGATACTGGCCCTGATCGGCATGCTCAGCGGCATGCTGGGCGGCGCACTGGTATGTGCCCTGGCGCTCGACATTCCACCCAACCAATTCCTCGCCATTCTGCAGCGCGACATTCCGCTACGGCACTTTCTGGTCGGCATGATCAAGGCCCCGCTATTTGCCTTCCTCGTCGCCGTGATCGGCTGCCTGGAAGGCTTCAAGGCCAAGGCCAGCGCCCAGTCGGTGGGCGAACACACCACCTCCAGTGTGGTGCAGTCGATCTTCATGGTGATCCTGCTCGATGCGCTGGCCGCACTGTTCTTCATGGAGATGGGCTGGTGA
- a CDS encoding IclR family transcriptional regulator, which produces MNKPAPLDDDQTAPAKDRNFVTALARGLELLRAFGTGEEYLGNAELSSRTGIPRPTVSRLTYTLTQLGYLRHNTRLEKYRLGPGILALGYRFLANQGIREIARPFMQQFAEATDCNVSLGAADNTDMVYIESCHGSGPLIVRLDVGSRLPMATTAIGRAWLCGLPEVRREAILAELAREHGSDWPTLEKGIRRSQEEYARYGFCLSEGDWQSQISAVATPLILEDGAEVMAINCGGAAHRLSHSIMVDNLGPRLKEVARRILGELQHGNAR; this is translated from the coding sequence ATGAACAAGCCTGCACCGCTCGATGACGACCAGACCGCACCGGCCAAGGATCGCAACTTCGTCACCGCCCTCGCCCGCGGCCTGGAGCTGCTGCGCGCCTTCGGCACCGGCGAGGAGTACCTGGGCAACGCCGAGCTCTCCAGCCGTACCGGCATACCGCGACCGACGGTCTCACGCCTGACCTACACGCTGACCCAGCTCGGCTACCTGCGCCACAACACCCGGCTGGAGAAGTACCGCCTTGGGCCCGGCATCCTGGCGCTGGGCTACCGCTTCCTGGCCAACCAGGGCATTCGCGAAATCGCCCGCCCCTTCATGCAGCAGTTCGCCGAAGCCACGGACTGCAACGTCAGCCTGGGGGCGGCCGACAACACCGACATGGTCTACATCGAGAGCTGCCATGGCAGTGGCCCGCTGATCGTGCGCCTCGACGTGGGTTCGCGGCTGCCGATGGCAACCACGGCGATCGGCCGCGCCTGGCTCTGCGGCCTGCCGGAAGTGCGCCGCGAGGCAATCCTGGCGGAACTTGCCAGAGAGCACGGCAGCGATTGGCCCACGCTCGAAAAAGGCATCAGGCGCAGCCAGGAGGAGTACGCCCGCTACGGCTTCTGCCTCTCTGAAGGCGACTGGCAGTCGCAGATCAGCGCCGTGGCCACGCCGCTGATCCTCGAGGATGGCGCCGAAGTGATGGCGATCAACTGCGGCGGTGCCGCCCATCGCCTGAGTCATTCGATCATGGTCGACAACCTGGGGCCGCGACTCAAGGAAGTGGCCAGGCGCATCCTCGGTGAATTGCAGCACGGCAATGCCAGGTAG